The Desulfuromonas versatilis genome has a segment encoding these proteins:
- a CDS encoding ABC transporter ATP-binding protein, whose product MTVQLARRARIPASEPQRPEVVCAADLAFRYPGASREAVGGLSLSILEGEVFGLLGPNGAGKTTTISMLSTLLRPGRGRLQVCGVDLLRQPRSVRSQIGLVPQEIALYPSLSVRENLSYFGRLHGLRGRELEQRVAQCLELVGLAEHGDRRIEACSGGMKRRANLAAGIVHRPRLLFLDEPTVGIDPQSRSTILENLARLKEQGVTLVYTTHYMEEAQQLCTRLAIVDGGRVIAEGTSEELIAAGDGCANLEELFLQLTGRQLRD is encoded by the coding sequence ATGACCGTCCAGTTGGCCCGCAGGGCGAGGATACCAGCCAGCGAACCGCAGCGCCCCGAGGTGGTTTGCGCCGCGGATCTGGCTTTTCGTTACCCGGGAGCGTCCCGGGAGGCGGTGGGCGGACTTTCCCTGAGCATCCTGGAGGGGGAGGTGTTCGGCCTGCTCGGACCCAACGGCGCCGGGAAGACCACCACCATCTCCATGCTCAGCACCCTGCTGCGCCCCGGCCGCGGCCGGCTGCAGGTCTGCGGGGTCGACCTGCTGCGCCAGCCGCGCTCGGTGCGTTCGCAGATCGGCCTGGTGCCCCAGGAGATCGCCCTCTACCCGAGCCTGAGCGTTCGCGAGAACCTGAGCTACTTCGGCCGTTTGCACGGCCTGCGCGGCAGGGAGCTCGAGCAGCGGGTGGCCCAGTGCCTGGAGCTGGTCGGTCTCGCGGAGCATGGGGACCGGCGCATCGAGGCCTGCTCCGGGGGGATGAAGCGGCGCGCCAATCTGGCCGCGGGGATCGTGCATCGCCCGCGCCTGCTGTTTCTCGACGAGCCCACCGTGGGGATCGACCCCCAGTCGCGCAGCACCATTCTGGAAAACCTCGCCCGGTTGAAAGAGCAGGGGGTGACCCTGGTCTACACCACCCATTACATGGAGGAGGCGCAGCAGCTCTGCACCCGCCTGGCCATTGTCGATGGCGGCCGGGTGATCGCCGAGGGGACCTCGGAGGAGCTGATCGCCGCCGGCGACGGCTGCGCCAACCTCGAGGAGCTCTTTCTCCAGCTGACCGGCAGGCAGCTGCGCGACTGA
- a CDS encoding BtrH N-terminal domain-containing protein yields the protein MNIDFAHRQSAHCESGVTANLLSHHGIEISEALAFGIGSGLFFGYLPFVRINRLPLVTFRSAPGAIFKRVAQRLGVEVTRKKFRVPEQSMAALDQALGQRIPVGLQTGVFWLPYFPPALRFHFNAHNLVVHGREGDAYRISDPVIDEPVLCPREDLMRARFAEGALAPKGAMYYLEKVPGQVDLRPAVKAGMREVGRRMVKAPVPIIGVRGIRYLAGQLERWPQKLGAKRSGQYLGHLIRMQEEIGTGGGGFRFIYAAFLQEAAELLGAPRLSELSRELTGIGDRWREFALLGARRCKGRGAEETSYPRLAAMLRECAEREEKLFRSLLAAL from the coding sequence GTGAATATCGATTTTGCCCACCGTCAATCGGCCCACTGCGAAAGCGGGGTCACCGCCAACCTGCTGTCCCACCACGGCATCGAGATTTCCGAGGCGCTGGCCTTCGGTATCGGTTCGGGGCTGTTTTTCGGCTATCTCCCCTTCGTGCGCATCAACCGCCTGCCGCTGGTCACCTTCCGCTCGGCCCCCGGGGCGATCTTCAAACGGGTCGCCCAGCGCCTCGGCGTGGAGGTCACCCGCAAAAAGTTCCGCGTCCCCGAGCAGTCCATGGCCGCCCTCGACCAGGCCCTGGGCCAGCGGATTCCCGTGGGGCTGCAGACCGGCGTCTTCTGGCTCCCCTATTTTCCGCCCGCCCTGCGTTTTCACTTCAACGCCCACAACCTGGTGGTGCACGGCCGCGAGGGGGACGCCTATCGCATCAGCGACCCGGTCATCGACGAGCCGGTGCTCTGCCCCCGCGAGGACCTGATGCGGGCGCGTTTCGCCGAAGGGGCGCTGGCGCCCAAGGGGGCCATGTATTACCTGGAAAAAGTCCCCGGCCAGGTCGACCTGCGCCCGGCGGTCAAGGCCGGCATGCGCGAGGTCGGCCGGCGCATGGTCAAGGCCCCGGTGCCGATCATCGGGGTGCGCGGCATCCGCTACCTGGCCGGCCAGCTGGAGCGCTGGCCGCAGAAACTCGGCGCCAAGCGCTCCGGCCAGTACCTGGGACACCTGATCCGCATGCAGGAAGAGATCGGCACCGGCGGCGGGGGCTTCCGCTTCATCTACGCCGCCTTCCTGCAGGAGGCCGCCGAGCTGCTCGGCGCGCCGCGCCTGAGCGAACTCTCCCGGGAGCTGACCGGCATCGGCGACCGCTGGCGCGAGTTCGCCCTGCTCGGGGCGCGCCGCTGCAAGGGGCGCGGCGCTGAGGAAACCTCCTATCCCCGGCTCGCCGCCATGCTTCGCGAATGCGCCGAGCGCGAGGAGAAACTGTTCCGCAGCCTGTTGGCCGCACTTTGA
- a CDS encoding phosphopantetheine-binding protein: protein MSTKEKLKQMLVEELNLEDLSPEEIEDDAPLFGEGLGLDSLDAVELVVLIQKHFGVEIKDMEEGRPALQSVNTLVSFIEAKRAA, encoded by the coding sequence ATGTCGACCAAGGAAAAACTCAAGCAGATGCTGGTGGAAGAACTCAACCTCGAAGACCTCTCCCCCGAGGAGATCGAGGACGACGCCCCCCTGTTCGGCGAAGGGCTGGGGCTCGATTCCCTCGACGCGGTGGAGCTGGTGGTGCTGATCCAGAAGCACTTCGGCGTGGAGATCAAGGACATGGAGGAGGGCCGGCCCGCGCTGCAGTCGGTCAATACCCTGGTCAGCTTCATCGAGGCCAAGCGCGCCGCATGA
- a CDS encoding DUF2062 domain-containing protein — translation MAEALRLLVVIPLYNHGASVRAVAERALAVHEQVLVVDDGSSDGGAETLAGLPVAVLRHASNRGKGAAIMTAAREARRLGMTHIATIDADGQHDPADLPKLLEVVRETPLSVVVGTRDFATANVPGSSRFGRKFSNFWLRLQTGKSLGDTQSGFRIYPLRVLEALKLAEVHYSFEIEVLVKAAWAGVPLREAPISVHYPPGEERISHFRGFMDNFRLTLLNTQLTLRSVAPWPHRKIVAEESAAKLSVLRPLQSLRTLLTENATPGQLAAAGAVGVILGAAPLIACHTIAILFAAGFLRLNKVAAVSTSQLCMPPIVPALCIEAGYFMRHGEFLTEVSLETLGYQGLERLWEWLLGSLVVGPALALVVAGAIYLMAQMLQREPRVAG, via the coding sequence ATGGCTGAGGCTCTCCGGCTGCTGGTGGTGATCCCCCTCTACAACCACGGCGCCAGCGTGCGCGCCGTGGCCGAGCGGGCCCTGGCGGTGCATGAACAGGTGCTGGTGGTCGACGACGGCAGCAGCGACGGCGGCGCCGAGACCCTGGCCGGGCTGCCGGTCGCCGTGCTGCGCCACGCAAGCAACCGCGGCAAGGGGGCGGCGATCATGACCGCGGCCCGCGAGGCGCGCCGGCTGGGGATGACCCACATCGCCACCATCGACGCCGACGGCCAGCACGACCCCGCCGATCTGCCCAAACTGCTCGAGGTGGTACGCGAGACCCCCCTGTCGGTGGTGGTCGGCACGCGCGATTTCGCTACCGCCAACGTCCCCGGCTCGAGCCGCTTCGGGCGCAAATTCTCCAATTTCTGGCTGCGCTTGCAGACCGGCAAGAGCCTCGGCGACACCCAGAGCGGCTTTCGCATCTACCCGCTGCGGGTGCTCGAGGCGCTCAAGCTCGCCGAGGTCCACTACTCCTTCGAGATCGAGGTGCTGGTGAAGGCCGCCTGGGCCGGAGTGCCGCTGCGCGAGGCGCCGATTTCGGTCCACTACCCCCCCGGCGAGGAGCGCATCTCCCACTTCCGGGGGTTCATGGACAATTTCCGCCTGACCCTGCTCAACACCCAGCTGACCCTGCGCTCGGTAGCCCCCTGGCCGCACCGCAAGATCGTGGCCGAGGAGTCGGCGGCAAAACTCAGCGTGCTGCGGCCGCTGCAGTCGCTGCGCACCCTGCTGACCGAGAACGCCACCCCCGGACAGCTGGCGGCGGCCGGCGCCGTCGGGGTGATCCTGGGGGCGGCGCCGCTGATCGCCTGCCATACCATCGCCATATTGTTCGCCGCCGGATTTCTGCGCCTCAACAAGGTGGCGGCGGTGAGCACCAGCCAGCTGTGCATGCCGCCCATCGTGCCGGCGCTGTGCATCGAGGCGGGCTACTTCATGCGCCACGGCGAATTTCTCACCGAGGTCTCCCTGGAGACCCTCGGCTACCAGGGGCTGGAGCGGCTCTGGGAGTGGCTGCTCGGCTCGCTGGTCGTCGGCCCGGCGCTGGCCCTGGTGGTGGCGGGGGCGATCTACCTCATGGCGCAGATGCTGCAAAGGGAACCTCGTGTCGCCGGGTGA
- a CDS encoding beta-ketoacyl synthase N-terminal-like domain-containing protein gives MSPLAIQGIGVLGGFGCGLDALRRSLAEGPAAPGQLAVAAGAQELQLPAYLADPAPLERFVNKRATRRIDHFSKMALLGAHLALEDAGALEASRERMGVVIASGYGATRTTFSFLDSVLEDGDAFASPTHFSNSVHNAAAAHVAIQLKATGPSLTVSQFEMSVASALLTARRWLAEERVDSVLFGAVDEVCAVLGHCWERFFPEPSRRIEPFAFARQSAVPGEGAAFFLLTGDEQGRHGRITSVRQGRVAALSQAAGPWLLNADGHSSCSGYYRQLLPGPAAVTAATPHYGSLPVGQAFDLAVAALALGGAGLPAPAGGETLPEPWQPAGGVLEADALGCLKCDGRGNFGAVTLARG, from the coding sequence ATGAGTCCGCTGGCGATTCAGGGGATCGGGGTGCTGGGCGGGTTCGGCTGCGGCCTGGACGCGCTGCGGCGCAGCTTGGCCGAGGGGCCGGCCGCGCCGGGGCAGCTGGCGGTAGCGGCGGGCGCTCAGGAGCTGCAGCTGCCGGCCTACCTGGCCGACCCGGCGCCGCTCGAGCGCTTCGTCAACAAGCGCGCGACCCGGCGCATCGACCATTTTTCCAAAATGGCCCTGCTCGGCGCCCACCTCGCCCTGGAGGACGCCGGGGCGCTGGAGGCCTCCCGGGAGCGGATGGGGGTGGTGATCGCCAGCGGCTACGGCGCCACCCGCACCACCTTTTCGTTTCTCGATTCGGTGCTCGAGGACGGCGACGCCTTCGCCTCGCCCACCCACTTCTCCAACTCGGTGCACAACGCGGCGGCCGCCCACGTGGCGATCCAGCTCAAGGCCACCGGCCCGAGCCTGACGGTGAGCCAGTTCGAGATGTCCGTCGCCTCGGCGCTGCTCACCGCCCGGCGCTGGCTGGCCGAGGAGCGGGTCGACAGCGTGCTGTTCGGCGCGGTGGACGAGGTGTGCGCGGTGCTCGGCCACTGCTGGGAGCGCTTCTTCCCCGAGCCGAGCCGGCGGATCGAGCCCTTCGCCTTCGCGCGGCAGAGCGCCGTCCCCGGCGAAGGGGCGGCCTTTTTCCTGCTGACCGGCGATGAGCAGGGGCGCCACGGCCGCATCACTTCGGTGCGCCAGGGGAGGGTCGCGGCGCTGTCGCAGGCCGCTGGACCCTGGCTGCTCAATGCCGACGGGCATTCCAGTTGCAGCGGCTACTACCGGCAGCTGCTCCCCGGCCCCGCGGCGGTGACGGCCGCGACTCCCCATTACGGCAGCCTGCCGGTGGGGCAGGCCTTCGACCTGGCGGTGGCGGCCCTGGCGCTGGGTGGCGCAGGACTGCCCGCGCCGGCCGGGGGCGAAACACTCCCCGAGCCCTGGCAGCCGGCAGGCGGCGTTCTGGAGGCCGATGCCCTGGGCTGCCTGAAATGCGACGGCCGCGGCAATTTCGGCGCGGTGACGCTGGCCAGGGGCTGA
- a CDS encoding beta-ketoacyl-[acyl-carrier-protein] synthase family protein — translation MSPQRPVAVTGAGCLCAAGANLAACLEALFAGRRAPAPPSLFSTGHPASYPVFEVPEAFFPAAVPADPELLRTARLAVAASAEALADAGWEIGELRKLRVGVIVGTTVGSAMNNEEFYRDYRGGGRPDLAAIRRFLRSNPAAAVARHFGFDGPLQTVVNACSSATDALGIAAQWLRDDLCDLVLAGGADELCRTTYNGFISLMITDTEAVRPFDRTRRGLNLGEGAGMLVLESDALVQRRPGRARARLVGYGGACDAHHLTAPHPEGAGLRRALEEALAGAGCAPGEIAFVNAHGTGTPDNDRVESRTLAEVLPGVPFLSTKGFTGHTLGAAGGIEAAFTLACLEQGRIPGSVGFAEADPELPVAPVRQITATQGRLALSQSLAFGGNNAVIIFAKGERA, via the coding sequence ATGAGCCCTCAGCGACCCGTCGCCGTGACCGGCGCCGGCTGCCTGTGCGCCGCCGGCGCCAATCTCGCTGCCTGCCTCGAAGCGCTGTTCGCCGGGCGCAGGGCGCCTGCTCCGCCGAGCCTGTTCAGCACCGGCCATCCGGCCAGCTACCCGGTCTTCGAGGTGCCCGAGGCGTTTTTCCCGGCCGCGGTCCCGGCGGACCCGGAGCTGCTGCGCACCGCCCGGCTGGCGGTGGCCGCCTCGGCCGAGGCCCTGGCCGATGCCGGCTGGGAGATTGGCGAGCTGCGCAAACTGCGGGTCGGGGTGATCGTCGGCACCACCGTCGGCAGCGCCATGAACAACGAGGAGTTCTACCGCGACTATCGCGGCGGCGGGCGCCCCGACCTGGCGGCCATCCGGCGCTTTCTGCGCAGCAACCCGGCGGCGGCGGTGGCCCGCCATTTCGGCTTCGACGGGCCGCTGCAGACGGTGGTCAATGCCTGTTCCTCGGCCACCGACGCGCTGGGGATCGCCGCCCAGTGGCTGCGCGACGACCTTTGCGACCTGGTGCTGGCCGGCGGCGCCGACGAGCTGTGCCGCACCACCTACAACGGTTTCATTTCGCTGATGATCACCGACACCGAGGCGGTGCGCCCCTTCGACCGCACCCGGCGCGGCCTCAACCTCGGCGAGGGGGCGGGGATGCTGGTGCTGGAAAGCGATGCCCTGGTCCAGCGCCGGCCCGGGCGGGCCCGCGCCCGGCTGGTCGGCTACGGCGGGGCCTGCGACGCCCATCACCTGACCGCGCCCCATCCCGAGGGCGCCGGGCTCCGGCGGGCCCTGGAAGAGGCGTTGGCCGGCGCCGGCTGCGCCCCCGGGGAGATCGCCTTCGTCAACGCCCACGGCACCGGCACCCCGGACAACGACCGGGTGGAGAGCCGCACCCTGGCCGAGGTGCTGCCGGGCGTCCCCTTTCTTTCCACCAAGGGGTTCACCGGGCACACCCTGGGAGCGGCCGGCGGCATCGAGGCGGCCTTTACCCTGGCCTGCCTGGAGCAGGGACGCATCCCGGGCAGCGTCGGCTTCGCCGAGGCCGACCCCGAGCTGCCGGTCGCCCCGGTGCGGCAGATCACCGCCACCCAGGGGCGGCTGGCCCTGTCCCAGTCGCTGGCCTTCGGCGGCAACAACGCGGTGATCATTTTTGCAAAGGGGGAGCGCGCATGA
- a CDS encoding acyloxyacyl hydrolase, with protein MRRLFVWLLPLLLLPTLACGAQQTVATRYGLGGTLGVVYDPGADIEFVQLNGFALFDYDAIWPHRAPEPLRFKLEGNLGATTSPRTRALVSANMLALYFLDGFRGATFRPYAEAGIGLIYSDFRVKGQGLRVNFNPQAGLGAELDWGSGPPGYVAVRLHHVSNGGLHEDNRGLNSVLLQFGWFFP; from the coding sequence GTGCGGCGCCTTTTCGTCTGGCTGCTCCCGCTGCTGCTTCTGCCGACCCTGGCTTGCGGGGCGCAGCAGACGGTTGCCACCCGCTACGGCCTGGGGGGGACCCTGGGGGTGGTCTACGATCCGGGCGCGGACATCGAGTTCGTGCAGCTAAATGGCTTCGCCCTGTTCGATTACGACGCGATCTGGCCCCACCGGGCCCCCGAGCCGCTGCGCTTCAAGCTCGAGGGGAATCTCGGGGCGACCACCTCGCCGCGGACCCGCGCCCTGGTCTCGGCCAACATGCTGGCGCTCTATTTTCTGGACGGATTTCGCGGCGCCACCTTTCGCCCCTACGCCGAGGCGGGGATCGGGCTGATCTACAGCGATTTCCGAGTCAAGGGGCAGGGGCTGCGGGTCAATTTCAACCCCCAGGCGGGCCTCGGTGCCGAGCTGGACTGGGGGAGCGGGCCACCCGGGTATGTCGCGGTGCGGCTGCACCACGTCTCCAACGGCGGGCTCCACGAGGACAACCGGGGGCTCAATTCGGTGCTGCTGCAGTTCGGCTGGTTTTTCCCCTGA
- a CDS encoding LpxL/LpxP family acyltransferase — protein sequence MSPGEDKSATRGRWSSRSIGAAWQHRFFYGLIRLGGRRVAYAMLALVVLYYVLLRPDQRRKSQFYLRRRFPEARGFGLLSHSYRMSLALGKSLIDRAVVGILGPGSTRVSLSGREELLALLAEGKGLILVTAHAGSWQTTMAALDFLQQPVSLLMQREAGDIDRHYFEHGGRACPFRVIDPRGYLGGALEMLEVLKRGEILSVMGDRLLGSDRNAVAVDFLGAPVRFPFSAYKLASATGAPIGVLLSAKTGTDSYELRLARVIRVPAALKRGSGAFAPYVRQFAETLEDYTQKHPYQFFNFYDMWETEPAASALSDPPDNKE from the coding sequence GTGTCGCCGGGTGAGGACAAGAGTGCGACCCGGGGGCGCTGGAGCAGCCGCAGCATCGGCGCGGCCTGGCAGCACCGCTTTTTCTACGGGCTGATCCGCCTCGGCGGGCGGCGGGTGGCCTACGCCATGCTGGCGCTGGTGGTTCTCTACTACGTGCTGCTGCGCCCCGACCAGCGCCGCAAGAGCCAGTTCTACCTGCGCCGGAGGTTTCCCGAGGCGCGCGGCTTCGGGCTGCTGAGCCACAGCTACCGGATGAGCCTGGCCCTGGGCAAGTCGCTCATCGACCGGGCGGTGGTGGGGATTCTCGGGCCCGGCTCGACCCGGGTGAGCCTTTCCGGGCGCGAGGAGCTGCTGGCGCTTTTGGCCGAGGGCAAAGGGCTGATCCTGGTCACCGCCCACGCCGGCTCCTGGCAGACGACCATGGCCGCCCTCGATTTTCTCCAGCAGCCGGTCAGCCTGCTGATGCAGCGCGAGGCAGGGGATATCGACCGGCACTATTTCGAGCACGGCGGCCGCGCCTGCCCGTTTCGCGTCATCGACCCCAGGGGCTACCTGGGGGGTGCCCTGGAGATGCTCGAAGTGCTCAAGCGCGGCGAGATCCTCTCGGTGATGGGCGACCGGCTGCTCGGCAGCGACCGCAACGCGGTAGCGGTCGACTTTCTCGGCGCCCCGGTGCGCTTCCCCTTCAGCGCCTACAAGCTGGCCTCGGCCACCGGCGCGCCGATCGGGGTGCTGCTCTCGGCCAAGACCGGGACCGACAGCTACGAGCTGCGCCTGGCCCGGGTGATCCGGGTGCCGGCCGCTCTCAAGCGCGGCAGCGGGGCCTTCGCCCCCTATGTGCGGCAGTTCGCCGAAACCCTCGAGGACTATACGCAAAAACACCCTTACCAGTTCTTCAATTTCTACGACATGTGGGAAACCGAGCCCGCGGCGTCGGCCCTGTCCGACCCGCCTGACAACAAGGAGTGA